Below is a genomic region from Microbacterium sp. LWO12-1.2.
AGGTCACCATCTCGGCGTGCGCGAAGTTCGACAGCCGCGTCGTGCCGTAGATCAGCGCGGCGCCCATCGAGGCGAGCGCGAGAAGAAGCCCGAAGTTCAGGCCGCCCACCAGACGGGACAGCAGCTGGTCGATGAAAGAGACCGTGATCCGCTCGCCCTCGCCGAGGAACAGGTTCATGATCTTCGTGCCGGTGAGACCGAACTCGACCTCGAACGAGGCCGTCGTTCCGGCGATGGGCTGCGTACCCGGGGGCAGCAGGCTCGCATCGACGATCACCCCGTCGGGAAGAGTCGACTCGTCGACCGTCAGGGTGTACTTGTCTTTCTCGGGGACGTACAGACGCCACTTGCCCTCGGCGTCCGTCTCGGTCTCGCCCTTGAAGCCGTTGCCCTCGATCGTCATGACGACGCCTTCGACGGGATCGTCATCGAAGGTGATGACACCGGCGAAGTAGAAGTCGGTGACCTCCTGGCCGTCATCCGTCGTCTCGGCAGACGCCGAGGCGGGAGGTTGCAACAGGAAAGCGGATAGAGCGATCAGGATGCCGAGGAAAGCGACGACCCAGGGGCGCCTTCTCTGCACGGCGAGTGTTGTGGGTCCCACGCAACCTCCACTGTGAGTGCTGTGTCTGCGGCATCGGGTGTGAACCGCAGACCTGGACGGTGCATTTGAGCGTAGTGGGCGATCCCCGATTCACCTACACCTCCGCCTGGACCGAGTACAGATATCCCCGCAACGGGTGTCTGGCCCCTCGGCATCGGGAATGTTCTCGGGCGCGTCTCGCTTAGAATCTTCATACGGGTTCGCACCCGTGACGGACGACGTCGACCGACCCGCACGCACTCGGATTCGCGCGACCAGCGCAGGAGGAGCCCCCCATGGAACAGCACGATCCCTTCGGTTTCGTCGGACTGACGTACGACGACGTGCTGCTGCTGCCCGGGCACACCGACGTGATCCCCAGCGAGGCGGACACCTCCTCGCGGATCACGCGCCGCATCTCTGTCGCCACCCCGCTGCTCTCGAGCGCCATGGACACGGTCACCGAGTCGCGCATGGCGATCGCGATGGCGCGCGAGGGCGGCATCGGCATCCTGCACCGGAACCTCTCCATCGCCGACCAGGCCGCACACGTCGACCGTGTCAAGCGCAGCGAGTCCGGCATGATCACCGACCCGATCACGACGACCGAGGATGCGACGGTCGAAGAGGTCGACGCCCTGTGCGCCAAGTACCGCATCTCCGGCCTGCCCGTCGTCAACGCCGATGGCACGCTGGTCGGCATCATCACGAACCGTGACATGCGTTTCGTCTCCGGCTTCGAGCGTCAGACGACGTTCGTCAAGGACGTCATGACCTCCGAGGGACTCGTCACGGCTCCGGTCGGCGTCGCCGCCGGCGAGGTCATCGCACTGTTCGCGAAGCACCGTGTCGAGAAGCTTCCCCTGATCGACGACGAGGGCAAGCTCGCCGGCCTCATCACGATCAAGGACTTCGACAAGAGCGAGAAGTACCCGCTCGCCACCAAGGACGACCAGGGACGTCTGCGCGTCGGCGCGGCCATCGGCTTCTTCGGAGATGCCTGGGAGCGCGCGGAGGCGCTGCGTGATGCAGGAGTGGACGTGCTCGTGGTCGACACGGCCAACGGCCAGTCCCAGGGAGTCATCGACCTCGTCCGCCGCTTGAAGGCAGACGAGTCGTTCGCCCACATCGACGTCATCGGCGGCAACGTCGCCACACGTGAGGGCGCGCAGGCGCTCATCGACGCGGGGGTGGACGCCGTGAAGGTCGGTGTCGGACCCGGATCGATCTGCACCACGCGCGTCGTCGCGGGTGTCGGCGTTCCCCAGGTCACGGCGGTCTACGAGGCCTCACTCGCGGCGCGACCCGCAGGCGTTCCGGTGATCGCCGACGGCGGCCTGCAGTACTCCGGTGACATCGCCAAGGCCCTCGTGGCCGGCGCCGATGCGGTCATGCTCGGTTCCCTCCTCGCCGGTACCGACGAGTCGCCGGGCGAGATCGTCTTCCAGTCGGGCAAGCAGTTCAAGCAGTACCGCGGCATGGGGTCGCTCGGAGCGATGCAGACGCGCGGCAAGCAGACCTCGTACTCGAAGGACCGCTATTTCCAGGCCGACGTGCCCAGTGACGACAAGCTCATCCCCGAGGGCATCGAGGGCCAGGTGCCGTACCGCGGTCCGCTCGGCGCCGTCGCCTACCAGCTCGTCGGCGGCCTGCGTCAGTCGATGTTCTACGTGGGAGCTCGCACGATCGAGGAGCTCAAGCAGCGCGGCAAGTTCGTGCGCATCACCTCGGCGGGGCTCAAGGAGTCCCACCCGCACGACGTGCAGATCGTCGTCGAGGCGCCGAACTACAAGAAGTAGCAGCAGGCCGACGGATCACGGCTCGCACCCGAAGCACTCTTGGGCTCGAGCCGTGATCGGCCTACCCTGGCAGGCATGTGCCGCAACATCGTTCCGCTGAACAACTTCGAGCCCGCCGCGACCGACGACGAGTGCCACGACGCCGCGCTGCAGTTCGTGCGCAAGATCTCGGGGACCACGAAGCCCTCGAAAGCGAATCAGGCCGCATTCGACGAGGCGGTCGAGCAGATCGCGCGCGCCACGCGTCAGCTGGTGGACAGCCTCGTCACCACGGCTCCGCCGAAGAAGCGCGAAGACGAGGCGGCCAAGCGCCGGGCGCGCTCGGCGGAGCGGTACGAGGCCATCCGGGTCTACCAGCAGGAGAAGCGCGCTGCGCGTACGGCGTCCTGAGACGGAATGCCCCGTGCGCCGCTCCGGCACGGCACGCGTTCTCACCGTTGCGCGCACACGCGGAAGAGTCGCGATGGAGCACTGCGCCGCGCGGGATCATGCCTATGCCAGAATCGACTCACAACCCCGCTCGACTTTCCCTCTGAGCTCCCGATGTTGAAGGGCACCGTGAGCTCGACGTCGGCTTCACCGCCGACAGGGAATTTCCCCAAGGAGAGCTGAACATATGCCTGAGGATGCACCCCGCGTTCTCGTCGTCGACGACGACCCGGATGTCGCCCTGCTCGTGAAGACCGTGCTGGAGAGGCGCGCCGGCTGCGTCGTCGACCTCGCAGCCGACGGCCGAGCAGCGATCGAACGGGTCACTGCCGTGCGCCCGGATCTCGTGATCACCGATATCGAGATGCCGGGACTGAGCGGGCTCGAACTGCTCGCCGAGCTGCGTCGACTGATCCCCGCTGTGCCTGTGGTGGTGATGACGGCGCACGTCTCCGTCGACTACGCGGTCTCCGCTCTGCGGGCGCAGGCCGACGAGTTCCTCACCAAGCCGCTCGACAACGTGCGCCTCGTGGAGACGGTCGGACGCCTGATAGAAGAGGGGCGACTCCGCAAGGAAGCGAGCCGGCCGAGGGATGTCGTCCTCGCGATTGGCGCGCACCCCGACGACGTCGAGATCGGTGTCGGCGGTCTCCTCGCGGCGCATGCGCAGGCCGGTGACGACGTCACGATCCTCACCCTCTCGCGCGGGGCGCGCGGAGGGGACGCGGACAGCAGGCAGAACGAGTCCCTCGCCGCCGCGGAGATCCTCGGAGCGCGGCTCTTCCTCAAGGACCTGATCGACACCGAGATCTCCGGGGGCGGTGCGACCGTCCGCCTGATCGAGGATGTCGTGCGCGAGATCCAGCCGACCATCGTCTACACGCACTCGCAGAACGACCGCCATCAGGATCACCGCGCGGTGAGCGAGGCCACGATCGTCGCGACCCGTCGCGTCGGCACGGTCGCGTGCTACCAGAGCCCGTCTTCGACCATCGACTTCCGGCCGACGCGGTTCGTGCGGATCGACAAGTACCTTCCGCAGAAGCTGCGACTGCTGGAGTGCTTCCAGTCGCAGACGGCGAGCCGTGACTACCTCGACCCCGACTTCGTCAGTGCCACCGCACGCTACTGGTCCCGCTTCGGCGGGGGCATCGCCGTGGAACCCCTCGAGGTCATCCGCGAGACGGCCGAGTTCGTCGGCGCGCACGAACTTTCACGACGGGAGAGCTGATGACCACGCGCGTTCTGGTGACGGGAGCCGGGGGACCGGCAGGAGTCGCGGTCATCAGGTCTCTGCTGCGTCGTTCCGACCTCACGGTGTTCGCGGCCGACATGGACGGCTGGGCGAGTGGCCTGTACCTGGTACCGGCAGAACAGCGGCGGCTGGTGCCGCCCGGACGAGACGAGGACTTTGTGCCCGCGCTCGTGCGCCTCGTGGCGGAGGACGCGCTCGACCTCGTGATCTCCACCGTCGACGTCGAACTCGTAGCCGTCGCCGGACGTCGCGAGGAGCTGGCTCCGGCCGTGTTGGCGGCGCCGTCCGCCGAGACGCTGCACACCGCGCTCGACAAGCTGTCTCTCGCCGAGCGCTGCGCGCCGACAGGGTTCGCTCCGCGCACTGTCCTCGCAGGGCCCGATGCGCAGAACGTGGACTGGGAGTTCCCTGTCTTCGCCAAGCCTCGTCAGGGTGCGGGCAGTCGCGGGGTGCGCCTGGTCCCTGATCGCGCCGCGCTCGACGCACTGCCGTTGGACGAGGGCCTCATCGTGCAGGACTTCCTCCCCGGTGAGGAGTACTCGGTCGACGTGATCGCCGATGCCGAGGGCAACATCGTCGCCGCGGTGCCTCGCACGCGGGCCCGAGTGGACTCGGGTGTCGCGATCGCCGGACGTACCGTGCGCGACCCCGAGCTCGAAGGCACTGCTGCGGCGCTCGCACGCGCCATCGGTCTCGTCGGCGTCGCCAACGTCCAGCTGCGACGGGATCGCTCGGGCCGTGCGGTGCTGCTCGAGATCAACCCGCGGTTCCCGGGTGCGCTGCCGCTGACCATCGCCGCCGGTGTCGACATCCCGTCCCTGGTGGTCGACCTGTTCCTCGGGCGCGAGCTTCCCGCTCTGGTGCCGTTCCGCGAGGTCGCCTCGGTGCGCTTCTTGGAGGACATCATCGTCGAGGTGGAGGACGTGCTTGTCTCGGCGCATGCCGGGCATCAGGAGGAGTCGTGAGCCACGAGGCGCTGCGCGGTGACCACCACGTGCACTCCACGTTCTCCGACGACGCCGTCTCCACCCTGGTCGAGAACGTCGCTGCGGCTGCGGCGATCGGGTTGACCACGCTCAGGCTCGTGGACCACGTGCGCCAGAGCACGACCTGGGTGCCCGAGTATCTCGAGGCCGTGCGCGCCCTCGAGATCCCGGAGGGGCTCACGGTGCTCACGGGCGTGGAGGCCAAGATCCTGAATGCGGCGGGCGACCTCGACATCCCGGCCCTGCCTGCGGGGATCGACCGCATCCTGATCGCCGATCACCAGTTCCCCGGGATCGATGGTCCCCTCGGTCCCACCGCGGTGCGCGAGCGCATCGCGGACGGATGGGGGAAGGCCGACGTGCTCGATCAGTTCGTCTCGGCGCTCATCGCCGTGATGAGGCGGTATCCGGGCAACCAGCTCGCGCACTGCTTCTCGCTCCTCCCCAAGATCGGGCTCGCCGAGAGCGAGCTCGGCGCCGAGCGGGTGGAGGCGTGGGCACGCGCTGCAGCCGAGAGCGGAACCCTGGTCGAGGTGAACGAGAAGTGGGGATGCCCCGAGGCCCCGACGCTTGCGGCGCTGCGCTCCGCAGGGGTCGAGATCGTCGCCTCCACCGACAGCCACGTGGCCTCGGATGTCGGACGCTACCGCCGCGTCACCGCACTGTTGGCGGGGGAATCCGGATCCTGATGGCAGACCTCACCTGGCTCGAGACCGCCTTCGTCGTCTTCCTGCTGATCTGCGTGTTCGTGGGCACCCTGCCCGTGATCAACACCGGTCTGCAGTTCCTGTCGCTGCCGCTGCACGCGTTCCGCAACCACTACGCCAAGGCCGCGCCGTACCACCCGCGCGTGGCGGTGCTGATCCCGGCGTGGAACGAGGGCCTGGTCATCGGGCCTGCGATCGAGCGGCTGCTCCAGCTGGAGTACCCCGCAGATCGTCTGCGCG
It encodes:
- the guaB gene encoding IMP dehydrogenase, coding for MEQHDPFGFVGLTYDDVLLLPGHTDVIPSEADTSSRITRRISVATPLLSSAMDTVTESRMAIAMAREGGIGILHRNLSIADQAAHVDRVKRSESGMITDPITTTEDATVEEVDALCAKYRISGLPVVNADGTLVGIITNRDMRFVSGFERQTTFVKDVMTSEGLVTAPVGVAAGEVIALFAKHRVEKLPLIDDEGKLAGLITIKDFDKSEKYPLATKDDQGRLRVGAAIGFFGDAWERAEALRDAGVDVLVVDTANGQSQGVIDLVRRLKADESFAHIDVIGGNVATREGAQALIDAGVDAVKVGVGPGSICTTRVVAGVGVPQVTAVYEASLAARPAGVPVIADGGLQYSGDIAKALVAGADAVMLGSLLAGTDESPGEIVFQSGKQFKQYRGMGSLGAMQTRGKQTSYSKDRYFQADVPSDDKLIPEGIEGQVPYRGPLGAVAYQLVGGLRQSMFYVGARTIEELKQRGKFVRITSAGLKESHPHDVQIVVEAPNYKK
- a CDS encoding DUF2277 domain-containing protein, producing MCRNIVPLNNFEPAATDDECHDAALQFVRKISGTTKPSKANQAAFDEAVEQIARATRQLVDSLVTTAPPKKREDEAAKRRARSAERYEAIRVYQQEKRAARTAS
- a CDS encoding response regulator; this translates as MPEDAPRVLVVDDDPDVALLVKTVLERRAGCVVDLAADGRAAIERVTAVRPDLVITDIEMPGLSGLELLAELRRLIPAVPVVVMTAHVSVDYAVSALRAQADEFLTKPLDNVRLVETVGRLIEEGRLRKEASRPRDVVLAIGAHPDDVEIGVGGLLAAHAQAGDDVTILTLSRGARGGDADSRQNESLAAAEILGARLFLKDLIDTEISGGGATVRLIEDVVREIQPTIVYTHSQNDRHQDHRAVSEATIVATRRVGTVACYQSPSSTIDFRPTRFVRIDKYLPQKLRLLECFQSQTASRDYLDPDFVSATARYWSRFGGGIAVEPLEVIRETAEFVGAHELSRRES
- a CDS encoding ATP-grasp domain-containing protein, yielding MTTRVLVTGAGGPAGVAVIRSLLRRSDLTVFAADMDGWASGLYLVPAEQRRLVPPGRDEDFVPALVRLVAEDALDLVISTVDVELVAVAGRREELAPAVLAAPSAETLHTALDKLSLAERCAPTGFAPRTVLAGPDAQNVDWEFPVFAKPRQGAGSRGVRLVPDRAALDALPLDEGLIVQDFLPGEEYSVDVIADAEGNIVAAVPRTRARVDSGVAIAGRTVRDPELEGTAAALARAIGLVGVANVQLRRDRSGRAVLLEINPRFPGALPLTIAAGVDIPSLVVDLFLGRELPALVPFREVASVRFLEDIIVEVEDVLVSAHAGHQEES
- a CDS encoding PHP domain-containing protein, with translation MSHEALRGDHHVHSTFSDDAVSTLVENVAAAAAIGLTTLRLVDHVRQSTTWVPEYLEAVRALEIPEGLTVLTGVEAKILNAAGDLDIPALPAGIDRILIADHQFPGIDGPLGPTAVRERIADGWGKADVLDQFVSALIAVMRRYPGNQLAHCFSLLPKIGLAESELGAERVEAWARAAAESGTLVEVNEKWGCPEAPTLAALRSAGVEIVASTDSHVASDVGRYRRVTALLAGESGS